GCCGCGTCCTTCGCCAGAACGGCGACATCCAGGGTGCCATGGCCCAGTTCAATCGCGCCCTCCAGATCGACTCCGGCAACCAGGCCGCCGAGCAGGAGATCAATCAGATCCAGAGAGAGCAACAGGTAGAGCGTGATAATACTCCCCAGGCGAAGGAGCAGATGTCGCGGCAGAACGAGACCCTTAGCACGCTCGGCTCCATCGCCGGCCCGGTCGAACTCAAGCCCGTCTCTAACGATCCCATCACCCTCCACATGGTCGAGGACGTAAAGGTCATCTACGAAGCCATCGGCAAGGCGGCTGGCCTCAACGTCCTCTTCGACCCCGACTACAGCTCCAAGCGCATCCCTGTCGACCTCACCAACGTCACCCTCTCGGACGCCCTCCGCATCGTCGGCACCATCTCCGGCACCTTCTACAAGGCCATCACACCCAACACCATCTTCATTGCCACCAACTCGCGCACCAAGCGCACCGACCTCGACGAGCAAGCCGTCCAGACCTTTTATCTCACCAACGCCAGCCAGCAGAACGACGCCAACGAAGTCGTCATTGCCATTCGCAACCTGCTCGATCCAAGCGTAAAGATCTATCTCGTTCCCAGCCAGAACGCCATCGTCATGCGCGCCACGCCCGACCAGCTCCTCCTCGCGCAAAAGCTTTTGAACGACCTTGATCGTGCTCGCCCCGAAGTGGTCGTAGATGTCGCCGTCCTCGAAGTCAACAAGAACGTCGAACACAACCTCGGCATCACGCTGCCGCAATCCATCACCCTCACCCCACAGGCCAATCCCAACACCACTTCATCCAGTAGCAGTAGTAGTAGCGGCACCGGTACCGGCACAGGCACAGGAACCACCTCCAACTTTACCCTCAACACCCTCGCCCACCTCAACGCCAACAACTTCGCCGTAGGCATCACCGGTGGCACTCTTAACGCGCTGCTCACCGACGCCGACACCCGCGTCCTTCAGAACCCCAGCATCCGCGCCACCGATGGTCAGCGCGCAACCATGAAGATCGGTGAGAAGATCCCCGTAGCAACCGGATCTTACAACGCAGGCGTATCCACCGGCGTAGCCAGCATCGGCGTCCAGACCCAGTTCACCTACCTCGATATCGGCGTCAACATCGACATGACCCCCACCGTCCACTATGACCGCGAAGTCACCCTCAAAATGAAGATCGAGGTGCTCTCCCAGGTCACTACCGTCAACATCAGCGGGGTCAACGAGCCCGTCATCGGTCAGCGTACCTCTGAGCAGGTCATCACCCTCAAGGACGGCGAGCCCAGTCTTCTCGCCGGCATCATCACCAAGAACGACGCCCTGAACATCGCCGGCACCCCAGGCATCGGCGAGCTGCCCTTCTTCAAGTACTTCTTTACCTCCCGCGACAAGATCAACGACAAGCAAGAGATCGTCTTCATCATCATACCGCACATCGTCCGCGAGTCTGTTCTCACCCGCGCCAACGTCCGCCCCATCGACACTGGCACCGGTCAGTCGATCGAGCTACGCCGCGACGCGTCCACCAACGACAGCGACTCCGAGCCCATCTACCCCAACAAACCGCACACTCCTGCCTCACCGACCAGCGCAGCCAATGCTGCCAGCACCATGGTCCAGCAGCTAAGCCAGCAAGCCGCTCCAGTCGCTCCACCTGCCAACTACATTCCAGGAGCACAAACTCCCGCGACCCAGCCCGCTGCCACGCCTCAACCGGCAACCCAGACCCCCGCAGTCCAGGCACCAGCGACCCCAACCGTCGGCGGACCACCCGTCAGCTTCACCGTCGTCCCGCCAGACTCCAACCAGCCCGTCGGTAGCACCTTCCAGGTCGCC
The nucleotide sequence above comes from Tunturibacter empetritectus. Encoded proteins:
- a CDS encoding cohesin domain-containing protein, producing MLYSPERSSLAGTDPTGSAHAGKIFPAGVISGKRHTLHGVKDENGSSMGRVYKTISRLSISPRRVYQGRALPALLLCGIASLCATTAHAQSAAKWDKHGQDAEARQDFDAAYEDYHNAVLKKPKDLRFLEHFQKMRYQAAVAHVDRGRVLRQNGDIQGAMAQFNRALQIDSGNQAAEQEINQIQREQQVERDNTPQAKEQMSRQNETLSTLGSIAGPVELKPVSNDPITLHMVEDVKVIYEAIGKAAGLNVLFDPDYSSKRIPVDLTNVTLSDALRIVGTISGTFYKAITPNTIFIATNSRTKRTDLDEQAVQTFYLTNASQQNDANEVVIAIRNLLDPSVKIYLVPSQNAIVMRATPDQLLLAQKLLNDLDRARPEVVVDVAVLEVNKNVEHNLGITLPQSITLTPQANPNTTSSSSSSSSGTGTGTGTGTTSNFTLNTLAHLNANNFAVGITGGTLNALLTDADTRVLQNPSIRATDGQRATMKIGEKIPVATGSYNAGVSTGVASIGVQTQFTYLDIGVNIDMTPTVHYDREVTLKMKIEVLSQVTTVNISGVNEPVIGQRTSEQVITLKDGEPSLLAGIITKNDALNIAGTPGIGELPFFKYFFTSRDKINDKQEIVFIIIPHIVRESVLTRANVRPIDTGTGQSIELRRDASTNDSDSEPIYPNKPHTPASPTSAANAASTMVQQLSQQAAPVAPPANYIPGAQTPATQPAATPQPATQTPAVQAPATPTVGGPPVSFTVVPPDSNQPVGSTFQVAVMLGNGHDVFSVPLQLQFNPALLQLVNVDAGDFLGKDGQAVSLVHREDNGLVAISSIRPPNTAGVSGTGSLCTLTFKAVAPGDSTLTLVKVGALNSAQANLPAVGSQATVHVK